From Elusimicrobiaceae bacterium:
TCGGGGGCGGGGTGTCGGCGGATTCGCTGGATTTTTTCCGCAATCTGCCCAAAGGCTCTCTTTCCTATTATGAAACCCGCAAGGTGATTTTCGCCGTGCCGCAGGGGCTCGGACAAAACGCTCCGGACGGCATTTTAAAGGCGGTCGGTTTTGAACTGATGTGGCTCAAGAACAAGCGGAACTATTACGGCGCGATTTATGAAGAGGACGCGCACCGGATAGTCATGCTGGAAGACCGCTACAAGAACATGATCGTTTCGGCAGGCGGAAAATACGAGTAGCCGGGCGTTCCCGCGTCCTGCCCCGCGCGCGGGCTGACTCGGGGGCAGGACGGCCAGGTCTTGCAGCCCTCCGGACTCAGGGTCCAATGGGTGATGCGGAGAGGCCGGTCCATATGGGATAATAAACACAAGCCCAGACGTCAAAGACATATTGCCGCGCGGGGGACGCATGAAGAAAATCTTATTGATGTTGTTTGCGGCGTTGTTTTCAGGCGGCGCCGCGGCGGTTGTCGGGCTGATGTCAAATGGCGCGTTCGCCACCGATGTGCTGAAAGTCACAAGAGTCAGTTTTCCTAAAAGTTTTAAAAACGCGCTGCCGCAAAATGCGGATCCGTCAAAAATGACGGCTTTTGACATTCTTGAACACGCCTACGCGAAAAGCAAATTTGTGCAGCCGCCCTATCTGCATACTTATGTGGGCGGGTGGGCGTTTTCGGCGGACCGGCCCGACGATAAAATGAAATTCTATCTGCTGGGCCAGAACCGGCCCGCGCAGTCGCCGGGCTATGATGATGTTTTCAATGGCGACGGGTTCCGGGTTGCGGCGGTATATTCCAAATCCGGCAGGGAAACAGGGCCGGAGGCGCTGCGCAGAATTTTCCTCAATATCCACAATGACATACTGCCCTGCACTACGGAGGGCAATGCGCTCAATCTTTCCAGCAGGGCCAGCCCGGACGACAGATTTTCCGTGCGGATTTTTTATCACCCGGACGGCTGGTGTTTTATCGTCCGGCACAGCAAGGCCGGGCAGGTCGTGGCGTACGCCTGTCTGGACGAGTATATAAAATAGCGCGGGAGAATTTATGCGTAAATCATTGCTGCTTGCCGGGGTGTTTCTTGTGTCGGGTTGCGCATTCGCCGGAGATACCCATGCCGTAGTCAAACTCGGGTTGCCGCCGGAATTTGCGAACGCATTGCCGGCCAGTGAAGCAGGTATGCGGGAACGGACCGCTTTTTCTATTCTAGAACGGGTTTATAAAGAGGGCTCGCTTCCACGGAAAAACGAGCTGAACGCCGTCTGGGGCGGACATGCGTTTCCTTCCGGCAGGCAGAATTCCGCCGTGAATTTTTATCTGGTCGGACGCCAGATTTATTTCAGCATGATCATAACCGACAAATTCGGGTTTGGCCGGTACGGCCCGCCCAGAAACCCGCAGTTTTCGGTGATGGCGGTGTATAAAAGATTCGGAACCGCGACTTGCGTAAAACTCAAGGAACGGTTCAAGAAAAACGAAAATGTGCTGATGCCATTGGCGGCGGAAGGCGCCGATTCCATGTATGCCGCCAGCAAAGACAATTTGCAGGATCGGTTTTACCTGCGCAGGTACGGTAGCTATCTGGTCGTCAAACATACCCGCAACGGCAAAACCGCGGCCTACGCTTACCTTTTCTACCGGCTTGACCACGAGGGCCTGAGCGAAGAGGATTTTACGCAGGAACCGTTCAATGAAGCCGAATAACCTGAAAAGTCTACCGGGCAGTATGATGTTTTGATGGTGTTCGCCGCCTCCCGTATGCAATATGGTTTTTGCGTCCCGGCCTGACCTAATAATTCACAGTAGCAGCTTTGTCGCGCCGTGTTTTTTTGCCGGTTGATATTCGCATGCGGTTCCGGTGCAAGCTGTGTTCTGCGGCATACGCGCGTCTGCGGGTGAAAAAATCCGGGAAATCATAATGCCGCAGGGAGGTTCTGAAACGCCATGGGCCTAAAGGCCTATGTGGCATTAGGACTTGCGGGCACTTGACATTCACGCCGATTAACCCGATACTATACATTAGGGATTTCCCTGTTCGGCTTTGCCGGGTTTCACCGGGGCAGGCGCGGATATAAGCGTTTGCCCGGGGTTCGGATGGAAAGCGCGGACGGGAAAGAAGATTTTTTTGTATAGAGGACGGCAGATTTTATGAGGACATACAAACATTGGCTGTCAATTCTTGCATGTATAGCGCTGAGTCTGGCGTTCGCGTGCGAGAGCTTGCTTGCCGCGCAGACTTCCGGCGGCGCGCTTCTGGGGTTTGAATATGAGGCGTATACCCCGTTCACCGGCGAATATTCAAATGCTACGCAGCGTGAAGCCTGGCGCAACACCATGGTTCAGATGCTGAAAAGCGCGGGGCAGGGTGAGAGCGCGACGGATATTGGGCGGTGTGCCGCATTCAAAACCGGCAAAAAGGCTTTTTCCAGCTGTATTCTGGAATTCGCGCCGTATCTGACGGCCGATGACATGTCGAACATTTACCGGGGTGTGACCAACACCGCTTTTGAAAGCGGCAGTTTTGCCGCTCCGTCTGATAAAACAGTTCTTACGCCGGCGGCGGCTTTGTTCATGTACGCTGACACCCTCAAGCCTTCCGGCCGCGCCTATGCCGATGCCGAACCCCCTTTTGTGGCGCGCCAGTACAGCGCCGACGGCGGCACGAGCGATTACACGAAGGAAGAATTGCTTTCGCTGCTTACCCGGGTTCGCAAAGATATTGCGCCCTGCTCTGACATATCCGCAAAAAACTGTGATCCCGTGTATGCCGATGTGGCGTGGTTTGTTGACAAGCGCGGGCTTGCTGCCGACAGTACCGCAAAAAACATGCTGCTTAACGCCGACAGGCTTAAAGCTGATCTGGCCATGAACGCCCATGTGGCGAAAGCTGTTGCAAAAGATGGCGATTACCAATCAATATTAAGCGGCGCGTTTTCCGATCCGGTTTTGTCCGGCTACTTCAAGTTTGACGCCAACAAATACGCCCAGGCCAATAAAACCGATTATAGCCGGTTTGTTTCGAGACTGGGCAAGTATTACAACGCAAATTCCTTGTCACCTGATAAGGTGTCAAGCGTGGTCGGCAATTCCGCGTCGGCTCAGAAAGCTGTGAAAGGCGCGGCACCTGTGGTGCAGACCCCTTCAGATTCGAAGCAGTCCGCCGCATCAGCTTCCCGTGCCAAGGGAAAAACCGGAAAGAGCAAGAATGCCGGCGAGAGAATTGCCGATGCCGCAGGCAGCGAGAGTGACGGTGACAGTGAATCGGTTTCCGAGAAAGGGCAGGAAAAATATGCGGCGGGTTATTCCTCTGTATATGGTCCGTCAGGTGTTTCCGGAAGCACCCAGAATACCACCAATCCTTATGGTTCCAGCAGCATGTTTGGCAACATGTCCGGCAATAAAAATGGTATGAGTGGCATGTCTGGCGGTATGTCGTCCGGCATGGGTGGTGGCGGAGGCGGTATGTCGTCCGGCATGGGCGGCGGCGGAGGTGGCGGAGGAGGAGGCATGTCGTCCGGCATGGGCGGTGGTGGCGGTTCTCCCCAATCTGTTGCTGCGCCTGGTGTGGGCGGAAGTCGTGCAATGGCCGCAAATTTAAATGCTTTCATGGGCGGAGGTCCGCATAGCGGCGGTTCTTCCGGCCCGGCTTCAAGCCGTGAAGCGAAAAAGCCGAAAATTTCGCAAGATTATTCACTGGGAAATTCAGGTCAGGCCATTGCGCCAGGCGCGAGTGTTGCCGGTCCGGCAGATGATGCTGAGAAATCAGCACGGCATAAAATGCCCGCTTTGCCTTCACCGTTCGAAACGCTGAAGGCGGTTATGGCTAAAAGAGCTGAAAGCACGCCGGCGGTTTCACCGGCGCCGGAAGATAAAAACGGGTTTGATGATTTTGCGGCTTTTGATTTCGGTGATTTCGGCGGCGGAGGCGGTGGTTTTTCCGGCGGTGATTTCGGAGGGTTCGGAGAAGCGGATTTTTCGGGATTTGGCAATACCGGGTCTTTTGGCGCGGTGGCCGCCGCGGGTGACCCCTGGAGCGAAAGCCCCGACGGTTTTAACAAGTTGTCCGGCGAATTTCCAATGCTGAACGATCAAACCGATCCTTTTGCCGATTTTGAAAGCGCGGGTAATTATCAGGCAGCGGCTGTTGCCGCCAGGGATCCGTGGGAGTCGGTATGGGATTCGGAGGCTGATTCCCCGGCTGCGGCCATGCCGGGCGGTTCGGTTAAACCCGAGGCCTATGCGATGAATTTTTCCGGCGATAAGCAGGGCGCTGTCGAACTTCCTGTAAATCTTGCCGTGCATTTAAACAAAGCGATGTCCAATCTGGAACTGAAACGGTATCCCGCAGTGTTGAAAGAATGCAACGCGGTGCTTGAGCGGGTTCCTGATAATGTGCAGGCTCTTACTCTTACCGCTTCGGCTTATATGGGTATGGACGAGTACGGAAGAGCTTACAATTCGGCTTATCGGGCTGTCGCGGCGGATGCCAATTCCGAGCAGGCGCTTGCCGCGCGCAGCATGGCGGCCGAGAAACTGGATAAATATAAGGAAATGCTGGGTGATTTGAAAGTGCTGGCTGAATTAAACCCTGACAGGTATAACGAAAAATTTCAGAAAGCAATTCTGATTTATGCCGCGGAGCAGGCGCCGGAATTTCTGGTATATTCCGATGGCAGGCATGCCAGGCCGGCGGTTGCGGCTGTTGGCGGCGGGGCTAAAATGTCACACGCGCTTAAATGGGTGCTTTCGATTATCCTGTTGGGTGGCGCGGCGATGCTGCTGTCGTTCGTGCTGCCCAAAATGCTGCCGCAGGACAAGGAATTTGCCATGGCGGGGCCTGACATGGCGGCTGCGGGCGTGACCGCGGTGCTTAATCAGGGCTCGTCCGCCGTGCGCAACAAGGATGACGAGGACGAGTTCTCCGGTACTATTGTCGGCGGCAAATACCGGATCAAAAACATGATGTCGGAAGGCCTTTACGGCAAAGTGTTCCACGCGGTTTCGCTTAGTTACGGTTTGCCGGTGGTGATACGCGAAATAGAGGGTTTGTCCGCTCGTTCGGCGGAGCGCGTGGAGTCCATGTTCGCCAAATTCACGCCGCTGCGGCATTTGAATATTGCCGAGACGCTGGGTGTGATAAAAGAGGATTCTTCGCTGTATATCGTGTCCGAGCTTATTGAAGGCACTTCGCTGCACGCGTTGCTCGAAAAACAGGACAGGTTGCCGCTAAGAACCGCTCTGCCGATATTTAGGAATATCAGCAAAGGGCTTGATTTTCTGCATTCGCGCAATAACGCGAACGGCGGGCTGCATCTGTCGGATGTGATTCTGGACGGCGATGAGGGGTTTTGCCGGATTGTCAATGTGGGCCTGGGCACCATTATCAGGCGCGACGGCGGCATTTACAAGGCTTACATGGCGCCTGAGGGGGTTGCGAAGGGATTCTCAGTCCAGTTCGATATCTATTCGATGGGTGTCTGCCTGTACAAAACGCTGACCGGAGTATTGCCTGTCGGCAATTACCGGCTTCCCAGCGAAATGGTGCCCGCGCTGCCGAAAACCGTTGATACTCTGATTGCTCAGGCGTTGGCGGCTGATCCTCAGGAACGGCTTGATTCTGTCAGCGAGTTTTATAACCTGCTTTCCCAGGCCGCGGACGAAGCGGGTGCGGCAGGAGCGGATAACGCCGGTTTGTCTGCGCTGCCGGCGGGCGCCGCCGGGGTTGAGGTGCCCGCGCCCAAAGAGGCTGGTATGCCTGAATCGGCGGCGGAAGCCATGCTTTCGCCCGCGCAGGATGCCGCTCCCAAAGCTCGTGGGCCGCGGCCGGCGCTCAAGCCCAGACTTAAAGTAAAAACGCTCGATATCCGCAAGCTGCTGCATGTGTTTTCGAGCGCAAAAGAAGACGGCCCGATTGAAAATGGGCGGGTTACCGGATTGAAAGAAACCGCCGCCGATACTGAAAAAAAAGTCTGACCGCAGTTGCACCTGTAAAATGAATAACCCCCGGCGCAAGCCGGGGGTTTCGTTTTATGCAGACTGGCGTTTGACTCGCCGGGCGCTCGCCTCCTGCTGGGCGCCTGCCGGGCTTTCCGTTGACAAAACGCCGTCAGAGTTTCAGGGCCGAGGTGTCGGGCAGGGTGCGGTAGAGCGCGTGAAAAAGCGCGATTGCCGCGGAGGCGGACAGATTGAGCGAACGCACGTCGCCGGAAACGGGGATTTTGAACAGCCGGTCGCTGTAATCAAGGTAGATGTCCGGCGGCAGGCCGGCCGATTCGCAGCCGAAAACGAGGCAGCTGTCGGGGTGGTACTCGGCGGTCCAGAAACTGCGTGCGCCTTTCGTCGAGAAAAAAATCAGCCGGTCGCGCGGGAATTTCCGGAGCGTCATAAACTCTCCGAAATCGGCATATCGGAAATATTGCAGTTTAGGCCAGTAATCCAGTCCGGAGCGGCGGATGGCCTTGTCGTTAATGTCGAAGCCGAGCTTGCCGATCAGGTGCAGGGTGCTTGCGGTCGCCACGCAGGAACGGCCGATGTTGCCGGTGTTAAAAGGTATTTCGGGATTGACAAGCGCGATATGCATGGTTATATTTTATAAATTAAAAACCCGGAGCGGTATGCTCCGGGTTTTTCGGGTTTTTAGCCGGATACGGTCATTCTTCCCATTTGATAAACATAGGCGTGAACGGGTGCGGAATATTTTCATGCCGAGGAATAACCCGTAACGCGTAGTCGTGCCGGCCGCTGTGCTCGGCGGGCAGGGTCAGTTCGTAGAGCTGGGCGTCGCCGTCGGTTCCGGCGTGGCGCATTTCGAACGGTTTGCCCTGTATCTCGCCGTGGTAGTCTATCTGGCCCAGATACAGCTGTACCGACACGTCCTGCGGGGCCAGTTCGCCCAGCCAGACTTTCGCGGTGCAGTGTATTGCGTCGCCGGCCAGTATTTCAACCTTCTGCCGGGTGGAGGCGGAATTGTTCACGATATGCACTTTTGACCAGTTTTCCGCGATTTTATTGCGCCAGGCGGCTGTTTCGCGCGCGTTGTTCTGGGCCAGCATGGTTTTGCCGTAGCGGTGTGCCGGAATGTACATGGTGTTGTAATATTCCCTCACCATGCGGTGCGTATTGAACACCGGCGCGATTTTCCGCACCGAGCGTTTCATCATCCTGATCCAGCGGACCGGAATGCCGCTTGCGTCAATATCGTAATAAAGCGGTGCGATCTCTTTTTCAATCAGGTTGCAGATGGCTTCGGATTCCACGTTGTCGCGTTCGTCATCGTCATTGTAATGCTCGGAGCCGCCCACCGACCAGCCCACGTCGGGCGTGTTCGCTTCGCCCCACCAGCCGTCCACTATCGAAAGATTGAGCACTCCGTTGATGGAGGATTTCATGCCGCTCGTGCCCGACGCTTCCATAGGCCGCACGGGGTTGTTAAGCCACACGTCAACGCCCTGTGTGAGATAGCGCGCCACGTTCATGTTATAGTCTTCGACAAACAGCAGTTTGCCCTTAAACCGTTCGTCCTCCATCAGCCGCGCGATGAATTTGACCAGTTCCTTGCCCAGCGTGTCGGCCTGATGCGCTTTGCCCGCGAAAACGAGCTGGATAGGCCGCTGCGGGTTGTTCACTATCCGCGCCAGGCGGTCGAGATCCCGGAAGATCAGGTTGGCCCGTTTATAAGTGGCGAACCGGCGCGCAAACCCGATTGTAAGGGTTTTGGGGTCGAGCATGCGGTCTACGGCTTCAAGCACCGTAACGTCCGCGCCGAGGCGCTGCATCTGCCGTTTATAGCGCAGGCGCGCCATTGCGATGAGTTTTTCCTTGCGGATTTTGTGGGCGGCCCAGAATTCTTCGTCCGGGATGGAGTCAATCGCGTCCCATTTAATGACGTCGGCGGGATTATGGATTGATTCGGCCGACCCGTCGCCCATATACTTGCTGTAAAGCGAAATATGCTCGTGCGAGATCCATGACGCGGTGTGCACGCCGTTGGTTATGCTGCCGATCGGGATTTCCGTGAACGGCAGTCCCGGCCAGACCCGCCGCCACATGTCGCGCGAAACATCGCCGTGCAGTTTGGAGACGCCGTTGGCGTAAGCGCACATCCTGAGCGCGAGCACCGTCATGCAGAAGGTGGCCGAATCGGCGCTTTCTTTGCCCATGTCAAGAAACTTGTCCCAGTTGATGCCCATTTGCCGGGTGTAGATCTCCATGTAGCGGCGCACCAGCTCCGGGTCGAAATGCTCGTTTCCCGCGATAACGGGGGTGTGGGTGGTGAATACGGAGCTGGCCCAGACCGTTTCACGCGCTTGGTCAAATGAAAGCTGTTTTTCCGCCATGATCTGGGCCGCACGTTCCAGCAGCAGAAACGCGGAATGGCCTTCGTTGATGTGATACACCGTGGGGGTTATGCCCATAGCCCTGAGCGCGCGAACTCCGCCGATCCCCAGCACTATTTCCTGCCGGATGCGGGTA
This genomic window contains:
- a CDS encoding protein kinase; the protein is MRTYKHWLSILACIALSLAFACESLLAAQTSGGALLGFEYEAYTPFTGEYSNATQREAWRNTMVQMLKSAGQGESATDIGRCAAFKTGKKAFSSCILEFAPYLTADDMSNIYRGVTNTAFESGSFAAPSDKTVLTPAAALFMYADTLKPSGRAYADAEPPFVARQYSADGGTSDYTKEELLSLLTRVRKDIAPCSDISAKNCDPVYADVAWFVDKRGLAADSTAKNMLLNADRLKADLAMNAHVAKAVAKDGDYQSILSGAFSDPVLSGYFKFDANKYAQANKTDYSRFVSRLGKYYNANSLSPDKVSSVVGNSASAQKAVKGAAPVVQTPSDSKQSAASASRAKGKTGKSKNAGERIADAAGSESDGDSESVSEKGQEKYAAGYSSVYGPSGVSGSTQNTTNPYGSSSMFGNMSGNKNGMSGMSGGMSSGMGGGGGGMSSGMGGGGGGGGGGMSSGMGGGGGSPQSVAAPGVGGSRAMAANLNAFMGGGPHSGGSSGPASSREAKKPKISQDYSLGNSGQAIAPGASVAGPADDAEKSARHKMPALPSPFETLKAVMAKRAESTPAVSPAPEDKNGFDDFAAFDFGDFGGGGGGFSGGDFGGFGEADFSGFGNTGSFGAVAAAGDPWSESPDGFNKLSGEFPMLNDQTDPFADFESAGNYQAAAVAARDPWESVWDSEADSPAAAMPGGSVKPEAYAMNFSGDKQGAVELPVNLAVHLNKAMSNLELKRYPAVLKECNAVLERVPDNVQALTLTASAYMGMDEYGRAYNSAYRAVAADANSEQALAARSMAAEKLDKYKEMLGDLKVLAELNPDRYNEKFQKAILIYAAEQAPEFLVYSDGRHARPAVAAVGGGAKMSHALKWVLSIILLGGAAMLLSFVLPKMLPQDKEFAMAGPDMAAAGVTAVLNQGSSAVRNKDDEDEFSGTIVGGKYRIKNMMSEGLYGKVFHAVSLSYGLPVVIREIEGLSARSAERVESMFAKFTPLRHLNIAETLGVIKEDSSLYIVSELIEGTSLHALLEKQDRLPLRTALPIFRNISKGLDFLHSRNNANGGLHLSDVILDGDEGFCRIVNVGLGTIIRRDGGIYKAYMAPEGVAKGFSVQFDIYSMGVCLYKTLTGVLPVGNYRLPSEMVPALPKTVDTLIAQALAADPQERLDSVSEFYNLLSQAADEAGAAGADNAGLSALPAGAAGVEVPAPKEAGMPESAAEAMLSPAQDAAPKARGPRPALKPRLKVKTLDIRKLLHVFSSAKEDGPIENGRVTGLKETAADTEKKV
- a CDS encoding tRNA (cytidine(34)-2'-O)-methyltransferase: MHIALVNPEIPFNTGNIGRSCVATASTLHLIGKLGFDINDKAIRRSGLDYWPKLQYFRYADFGEFMTLRKFPRDRLIFFSTKGARSFWTAEYHPDSCLVFGCESAGLPPDIYLDYSDRLFKIPVSGDVRSLNLSASAAIALFHALYRTLPDTSALKL
- the glgP gene encoding alpha-glucan family phosphorylase, giving the protein MKIHSFNVTPKLPDNLQALGELTQNMWFTWNWDAILMFVSMNDPLWKRSHRNPKWVLGSLGEERIAELSRDNEFLAKLQNIKRVFDDYKNRKTWFTDNHAPQENDALVAYFSMEFGIGEGLPMYSGGLGMLAGDHLKSSSDLGLPLIGVGLFYQKGYIQQVLNRDGWQVERHPENDWANMPVELIHTRDGVPLTVEVPLGSENIRARIWRVPVGRTSLYLLDTNLPENPPYHRTITEQLYGGDRNTRIRQEIVLGIGGVRALRAMGITPTVYHINEGHSAFLLLERAAQIMAEKQLSFDQARETVWASSVFTTHTPVIAGNEHFDPELVRRYMEIYTRQMGINWDKFLDMGKESADSATFCMTVLALRMCAYANGVSKLHGDVSRDMWRRVWPGLPFTEIPIGSITNGVHTASWISHEHISLYSKYMGDGSAESIHNPADVIKWDAIDSIPDEEFWAAHKIRKEKLIAMARLRYKRQMQRLGADVTVLEAVDRMLDPKTLTIGFARRFATYKRANLIFRDLDRLARIVNNPQRPIQLVFAGKAHQADTLGKELVKFIARLMEDERFKGKLLFVEDYNMNVARYLTQGVDVWLNNPVRPMEASGTSGMKSSINGVLNLSIVDGWWGEANTPDVGWSVGGSEHYNDDDERDNVESEAICNLIEKEIAPLYYDIDASGIPVRWIRMMKRSVRKIAPVFNTHRMVREYYNTMYIPAHRYGKTMLAQNNARETAAWRNKIAENWSKVHIVNNSASTRQKVEILAGDAIHCTAKVWLGELAPQDVSVQLYLGQIDYHGEIQGKPFEMRHAGTDGDAQLYELTLPAEHSGRHDYALRVIPRHENIPHPFTPMFIKWEE